One window of Nocardia nova SH22a genomic DNA carries:
- a CDS encoding acyl-CoA dehydrogenase family protein produces the protein MTSVTEPLASASTPVPSAEELVERVRALQPLIAKNSAQGEQDRRVVEETVTALTEAGIFRTSVPKRYGGYETSMRTMLDVSAAVGEADGGTAWVVTLCNGCAWLAALFSERAQDEVWGADPEAKVSGVLAPTAEVVKVDGGFRVTGKWYYNSGSWHATWAVLGIPITDDKGEVVDQALALIPRSDMDLEETWFVAGMKSSGSNCLVATDVFVPDHRIMSVPPAIEGTYATERTEEEYYRAALVPLLALILAGPQLGLGRKALRLVTEKAAKKPISYTFYTAQADSVAFQMQVAEAAMLIDTATLHAYRAADDIDTAARNGAYPDVLGRARVRADVARVLECVTKAIDILLFAHGAGSFAEVNPLQRIWRDSAVAARHAVTLPAVGYEIYGKALLGRDDQISPLI, from the coding sequence ATGACCAGCGTCACCGAACCACTCGCCTCGGCGTCCACGCCCGTACCCTCCGCGGAGGAGCTGGTGGAGCGGGTCCGGGCTCTGCAACCGCTCATCGCGAAGAACTCGGCCCAGGGGGAGCAGGATCGGCGCGTGGTCGAGGAGACCGTCACCGCGCTGACCGAGGCGGGGATCTTCAGGACGTCGGTGCCGAAAAGGTATGGGGGATACGAGACTTCGATGCGCACCATGCTCGACGTGTCCGCGGCGGTGGGGGAGGCCGACGGCGGTACGGCCTGGGTGGTGACGCTGTGCAACGGCTGCGCCTGGCTGGCCGCCCTGTTCTCCGAGCGCGCGCAGGACGAGGTCTGGGGCGCCGACCCCGAGGCCAAGGTATCCGGCGTGTTGGCGCCGACCGCCGAGGTGGTCAAGGTGGACGGCGGATTCCGCGTGACCGGAAAGTGGTACTACAACTCCGGTTCCTGGCACGCCACCTGGGCGGTGCTCGGCATCCCGATCACCGACGACAAGGGTGAGGTCGTCGACCAGGCGCTCGCCTTGATTCCGCGCTCGGACATGGATCTCGAGGAGACCTGGTTCGTCGCGGGCATGAAATCGTCGGGCTCGAACTGCCTGGTCGCCACCGATGTCTTCGTGCCCGATCACCGCATCATGTCGGTGCCGCCCGCGATCGAGGGAACCTATGCGACCGAACGGACCGAGGAGGAGTACTACCGCGCCGCGCTGGTGCCGTTGCTCGCGCTGATCCTCGCCGGTCCGCAGCTCGGCCTCGGCCGCAAGGCCCTGCGACTCGTCACCGAGAAGGCGGCCAAGAAGCCGATCTCGTACACCTTCTACACCGCGCAGGCCGATTCGGTGGCCTTCCAGATGCAGGTCGCCGAGGCCGCCATGCTGATCGACACCGCCACCCTGCACGCCTACCGCGCCGCCGACGATATCGACACCGCCGCCCGCAACGGCGCCTATCCGGATGTGCTCGGGCGGGCGCGGGTGCGCGCCGACGTCGCGCGGGTACTCGAATGCGTCACCAAGGCCATCGACATCCTGCTGTTCGCGCACGGGGCCGGAAGTTTCGCCGAAGTCAATCCCCTGCAACGGATTTGGCGTGATTCGGCGGTGGCCGCCCGGCATGCGGTGACGCTGCCCGCCGTCGGCTACGAGATCTACGGCAAGGCGCTGCTCGGCCGCGACGATCAGATCAGTCCGCTCATCTGA
- a CDS encoding flavin reductase family protein, whose amino-acid sequence MTTSVPIDSQRCRELMAGVCAPVTIVTTACDGAPYGATVSSFASLSLDPPLITVAFERTASMLTRIQRSRRFGVNLLGHDQEDLAVLFARRGADRFTGTAWRYEDGLPRLDRAAGWVVCDLYREVDGGDHLLLFGLVTAAGTSELPPLVYSRRTFGTHSRFSERPRLPIVDLISACSY is encoded by the coding sequence GTGACTACAAGCGTTCCCATCGATTCCCAGCGCTGCCGCGAACTGATGGCCGGTGTCTGCGCACCGGTCACCATCGTCACGACGGCCTGTGACGGCGCGCCGTACGGCGCCACGGTCAGCTCGTTCGCGTCGCTGTCGCTGGATCCGCCCCTGATCACGGTGGCCTTCGAGCGGACCGCGTCGATGCTCACCCGCATCCAGCGTTCGCGCCGGTTCGGGGTGAATCTGCTGGGCCACGATCAAGAGGATCTGGCCGTGCTGTTCGCCCGCCGCGGAGCCGACAGATTCACCGGAACCGCCTGGCGCTACGAGGACGGACTGCCGCGGTTGGACCGCGCGGCCGGATGGGTGGTGTGCGACCTCTACCGCGAGGTGGACGGGGGTGACCACCTGCTGCTGTTCGGCCTCGTCACCGCGGCCGGCACCTCCGAGCTGCCGCCACTGGTCTACTCGCGCCGCACGTTCGGCACGCATTCCCGCTTCAGCGAGCGGCCGCGCCTGCCCATCGTCGACCTCATTTCCGCGTGCTCGTACTGA